From the Penicillium oxalicum strain HP7-1 chromosome V, whole genome shotgun sequence genome, one window contains:
- a CDS encoding Nuc-1 negative regulatory protein preg yields the protein MLASSPSPSSAALRSPLPNPRPHQLPHPTGAAAHYEPSSAPQFNSPRSSRLAIEELRSALNRHSVDSASPESPASLKRRALAVSTASPSSAAENLAPNPALALDSDCTPAPSASLPSDTPAAVASGNQSTPPDTAQPTTADAVHSHTSSMPAPENSGSNKRNSQCDHHSPNVAAPTDSSQDAEVSQPKRRRSSRTDVKILPARYEEVEPRDLVVLISSMLMELIRFNDKIPLHQGRLTRFHSRSPPRISVQDYLQRLTTHATLSPPILLSMVYYIDRLCALYPAFTVSSLTIHRFLIVSATVASKGLSDSFWTNKTYARVGGITMNELAMLELEFLFKVQWRIVPQPEILEDYYQSLIERCDGFEIERASANHSTPPTAPSTAADTPSA from the coding sequence ATGTTAGCCTCTtcaccttcaccttcttccgCCGCCTTGcgttctcctctccccaaTCCGCGCCCGCATCAACTCCCTCATCCAACCGGCGCGGCGGCACACTATGAGCCTTCTTCCGCGCCGCAATTCAACAGCCCTCGTTCATCACGCCTGGCCATTGAGGAGCTTCGCTCGGCGTTGAATCGTCATTCCGTCGACTCGGCCTCTCCTGAATCACCTGCATCGTTGAAACGGCGCGCATTGGCCGTGTCCACGGCTTCCCCGTCCTCCGCCGCTGAGAATCTCGCCCCTAATCCCGCCTTGGCTCTCGACTCCGATTGCACACCCGCCCCTTCTGCGAGCCTCCCCTCCGATACTCCAGCCGCCGTTGCCTCTGGCAATCAATCGACGCCGCCCGACACCGCTCAACCGACGACTGCGGACGCCGTTCACAGTCACACATCCTCCATGCCCGCCCCAGAGAACTCGGGGTCCAATAAGCGCAATAGCCAATGTGACCATCATTCTCCCAATGTGGCGGCACCCACCGATTCATCACAAGATGCAGAGGTTTCACAACCCAAGCGGCGGCGGTCCTCCCGGACCGACGTCAAAATTCTGCCGGCGCGATACGAGGAAGTCGAGCCCCGTGACCTGGTCGTGCTGATCTCCAGCATGCTGATGGAATTGATCCGATTCAACGACAAGATCCCTCTGCACCAAGGCCGCTTGACTCGATTTCACTCCCGGTCACCGCCCCGGATCTCCGTGCAGGATTACTTGCAGCGTTTGACGACCCACGCGACACTCTCGCCACCTATCCTGCTGAGCATGGTGTATTATATCGATCGTCTCTGCGCCCTGTACCCCGCCTTCACCGTGTCGAGTCTGACCATCCATCGGTTCCTGATCGTCAGTGCCACGGTGGCTAGCAAGGGTCTCAGTGATAGTTTCTGGACAAACAAGACGTATGCGCGCGTCGGGGGAATTACCATGAATGAGTTGGCCATGCTCGAGCTGGAATTCCTCTTCAAAGTTCAATGGCGGATTGTCCCGCAGCCTGAGATCCTGGAAGACTACTATCAGAGCTTGATCGAACGCTGTGATGGGTTTGAAATTGAGCGCGCCAGTGCGAATCATAGCACCCCACCCACAGCCCCTTCGACGGCTGCAGATACTCCATCAGCGTGA
- a CDS encoding putative phosphatidate cytidylyltransferase: MSKSRRNVRFQRRANGERRPSVSSDVSDGASEHSSPTKASAESHPATITEEKPPQSDYEKKKQTFITRTIWTFVMIAGFFVALFSGHIYIIGLVTAIQIVSFKEVIAIANVPSKEKNLRFTKSLNWYFLATTMYFLYGESVIYYFKHILLVDKVLLPLATHHRFISFTLYVMGFVFFVGSLKKGHYRFQFTQFAWTHMALYLIVVQAHFVMNNIFEGMIWFFLPASLVITNDIFAYVCGITFGRTQLIQLSPKKTVEGFLGAWICTIIFGYFMTNLLMQSKYFICPVNDLGANILTGLECVPNPVFVPQPWSLAALGVDKTIHIAPMQFHILAFATFASLIAPFGGFFASGLKRTFKIKDFGESIPGHGGITDRMDCQFIMGFFAYMYYHSFVAVYKASVGDIIETVINGLTVDEQLDVVRGLSKYLYNQGAVSETVLDCLATELKRR; this comes from the exons ATGTCCAAGTCTCGCCGTAATGTTCGGTTTCAGCGCCGTGCTAATGGCGAGCGGAGGCCGAGTGTGTCCTCCGACGTCAGCGACGGTGCCTCGGAACACTCAAGTCCTACCAAGGCCAGCGCTGAATCGCATCCGGCCACGATAACCGAAGAA AAACCGCCTCAGTCCGACtatgaaaagaagaagcagaccTTCATTACTCGCACGATATGGACCTTTGTCATGATCGCAGGCTTCTTCGTCGCGCTCTTCTCTGGACACATCTATATCATTGGCCTGGTCACCGCGATTCAGATTGTGTCCTTCAAGGAGGTCATCGCCATTGCCAACGTCCCTAGTAAGGAGAAGAATCTCCGATTCACCAAATCTCTGAACTGGTATTTCCTCGCAACCACCATGTACTTTTTGTACGGGGAGAGTGTGATCTACTACTTTAAGCACATTCTGTTGGTGGACAAGGTTCTTCTCCCGCTCGCGACCCACCATCGATTCATCAGTTTCACCCTCTACGTGATGG gctttgtcttcttcgtgGGCTCTCTGAAGAAGGGTCACTATCGCTTCCAATTCACTCAATTCGCGTGGACTCACATGGCTCTCTACCTGATTGTGGTCCAAGCTCACTTTGTCATGAACAACATCTTTGAGGGCATGATCTGGTTCTTCCTTCCTGCTTCTTTGGTCATTACCAATGACATTTTCGCTTACGTCTGCGGTATTACTTTTGGGCGCACCCAACTCATTCAACTGTCTCCAAAGAAGACCGTGGAGGGCTTCCTTGGTGCCTGGATTTGCACAATTATCTTTGGTTACTTCATGACCAACTTGCTGATGCAGTCCAAGTACTTCATCTGTCCCGTCAACGATCTCGGTGCCAACATCCTGACCGGTCTGGAGTGTGTCCCCAACCCAGTCTTTGTTCCTCAGCCTTGGTCGCTAGCAGCGCTCGGCGTGGACAAGACGATTCACATTGCCCCGATGCAATTCCACATTCTGGCCTTTGCCACCTTTGCCTCTTTGATCGCACCGTTCGGCGGCTTCTTTGCCTCCGGCTTGAAACGAACCTTTAAGATCAAGGACTTTGGCGAGTCGATTCCTGGCCACGGTGGCATCACTGACCGTATGGATTGTCAATTCATCATGGGCTTCTTCGCGTACATGTACTACCACAGCTTCGTTGCTGTTTACAAGGCCAGTGTTGGGGACATCATCGAAACTGTGATCAATGGCTTGACTGTTGACGAACAGCTGGACGTTGTTCGTGGTCTCTCCAAGTATCTGTACAATCAAGGCGCTGTCTCCGAGACG GTTCTGGACTGCCTCGCCACTGAGCTGAAACGCCGTTGA